Proteins found in one Thalassomonas actiniarum genomic segment:
- the hisC gene encoding histidinol-phosphate transaminase, whose protein sequence is MNNVNIAKRLAREELIEMVPYQSARRLQAGSENNAKIWLNANEAPGPGIYQISGDSINRYPDFQPENLLNAYADYCRLPVDNILATRGADEGIELLIRTFCKAYRDNILICPPTYGMYTISAENHGAGIIEVPLLNNELDLDGLAQEVGNTTLVFLCSPGNPTGNLLPLEQIEAALALFGQSAVVVVDEAYIEFCPQSSVSNLLSNYPNLVIVRTLSKAFALAGLRCGFTLASTEIITLLSKVIAPYPVPGPVADIAVRALEKPALTQMSVRVKENNILRAELADWLTEQSWCQRVFNSDANFLLFQTQDKDFIFNALTDAGILIRDQSKQLQLDNCLRISIGNKRELGLVKQVINQAFNQALPQPEQKQESKQKQQTLSEN, encoded by the coding sequence ATGAACAACGTCAATATAGCTAAGCGCTTGGCGCGCGAAGAGCTCATCGAGATGGTGCCTTACCAGTCGGCACGGCGCCTCCAGGCCGGCAGCGAAAATAATGCAAAAATCTGGCTAAACGCCAACGAAGCGCCGGGCCCGGGTATCTATCAGATAAGCGGTGACAGCATTAACCGCTACCCGGATTTCCAGCCGGAAAATCTGCTTAACGCTTATGCCGATTACTGCCGTTTACCGGTAGATAATATCCTGGCCACCCGGGGAGCGGATGAAGGCATAGAACTCTTGATCCGTACTTTCTGTAAGGCGTACCGGGACAATATTCTGATCTGTCCGCCCACCTATGGCATGTACACCATCAGCGCAGAAAACCACGGCGCCGGCATCATAGAGGTACCTTTGCTAAACAACGAACTGGATTTGGACGGTTTGGCACAGGAAGTCGGCAACACTACACTGGTCTTTTTATGTTCACCGGGTAATCCGACGGGCAATTTACTGCCGCTTGAGCAGATTGAAGCAGCATTGGCACTGTTCGGACAAAGCGCTGTCGTGGTTGTCGATGAGGCCTATATTGAATTTTGCCCGCAAAGTTCTGTCAGCAACTTACTGTCTAACTACCCTAACCTGGTCATAGTGCGCACCCTGTCAAAAGCCTTTGCCCTGGCGGGATTACGCTGCGGCTTTACCCTGGCCAGCACAGAAATTATCACCCTGCTCAGTAAAGTGATAGCACCTTACCCTGTGCCGGGTCCGGTAGCCGATATTGCCGTTCGGGCACTGGAAAAACCGGCGCTGACGCAAATGTCGGTGCGGGTGAAGGAAAACAATATCTTAAGGGCCGAATTAGCCGACTGGCTGACTGAGCAAAGCTGGTGCCAACGGGTATTTAACAGCGATGCCAACTTTCTCTTGTTTCAAACACAGGACAAAGACTTTATTTTCAATGCTTTAACTGATGCCGGTATTTTAATCCGTGACCAGTCAAAACAACTGCAACTAGACAATTGCCTGCGCATCAGCATAGGCAACAAGCGGGAACTGGGCTTGGTGAAACAGGTGATCAACCAGGCCTTTAACCAAGCCTTGCCTCAACCAGAACAGAAGCAAGAGTCAAAGCAAAAACAACAAACACTTTCAGAGAACTAA
- the hisD gene encoding histidinol dehydrogenase, giving the protein MIIWKNLTAKQQQALLERPAIAENEQLSSQVAGILTQVKTQGDQALFSLTEKFDGIALSSLQVTPAQIDQAKKALDSERLTAINTAYEQIKSFHQAQQPQDVIVETRPGVVCTLTSQAIESVGLYIPAGSAPLPSTVLMLGVPAQLANCERKVLVCPPDRDGKLADEVLVAADLCNIDEIYTLGGAQAIAALAYGTQSIKPVCKVFGPGNRFVTEAKKQLSQQVPGFAIDMPAGPSEVLVIADKNSNPEFVAADLLSQAEHGPDSQVVLVSDSESLIAQVEQAMAQQLSQLSRRDIATQALTQSRLILTDNLATAVQVSNQYAPEHLIIQTETPRAQLAGIRNAGSVFLGAYTPESAGDYASGTNHVLPTYGYAKVCSSLSLADFYRRFTIQEITKAGLASLAPCITELTDAEGLDGHKRAVTIRLAQNKAQNSEQNKAQGEGL; this is encoded by the coding sequence ATGATTATTTGGAAAAACTTAACTGCCAAACAGCAACAAGCTTTGCTGGAGCGACCGGCAATCGCAGAAAATGAACAGCTCTCAAGCCAGGTCGCCGGGATATTAACCCAAGTCAAAACGCAGGGAGATCAGGCATTATTCTCCCTGACAGAAAAATTTGACGGTATCGCGCTAAGCAGCTTGCAGGTGACACCAGCCCAGATTGACCAGGCGAAAAAAGCCCTGGACAGCGAGCGCCTGACTGCCATCAACACCGCCTACGAGCAGATCAAAAGCTTTCACCAGGCACAACAGCCACAAGATGTTATCGTAGAAACCCGCCCGGGCGTGGTCTGTACCTTAACCTCGCAGGCGATAGAAAGTGTCGGCTTGTATATTCCCGCAGGCTCAGCTCCCCTGCCGTCAACGGTATTGATGCTTGGGGTGCCTGCCCAGCTGGCTAATTGCGAGCGTAAAGTACTGGTATGCCCGCCGGATAGAGACGGCAAGCTGGCTGATGAAGTGCTGGTGGCGGCAGATCTTTGCAACATAGATGAAATCTATACTTTAGGCGGCGCACAGGCGATCGCCGCATTGGCCTATGGCACACAAAGCATAAAACCGGTTTGTAAAGTCTTTGGCCCGGGTAACCGTTTTGTTACCGAAGCGAAAAAGCAGCTATCCCAGCAGGTACCCGGCTTTGCCATCGACATGCCGGCCGGCCCGTCGGAAGTTTTAGTGATAGCCGACAAAAACAGCAACCCAGAGTTTGTCGCCGCTGATTTGTTATCCCAGGCTGAGCACGGTCCCGACAGCCAGGTGGTACTGGTCTCTGATAGCGAGTCTTTAATTGCTCAGGTTGAACAGGCCATGGCGCAACAGCTCTCGCAGCTGTCCCGCCGTGACATTGCCACGCAGGCACTGACACAAAGCCGCTTGATCTTAACCGATAATTTAGCCACGGCAGTACAGGTATCCAACCAGTATGCCCCCGAGCACCTGATCATCCAGACCGAAACTCCCAGAGCCCAGTTAGCAGGGATACGCAATGCCGGTTCGGTGTTTCTCGGCGCTTATACCCCGGAGTCTGCCGGTGATTATGCCAGCGGCACCAACCATGTCTTACCCACCTACGGTTATGCCAAGGTGTGCAGCAGCTTGTCTTTAGCCGATTTTTACCGCCGCTTTACCATACAGGAAATCACCAAAGCCGGTCTTGCCAGTCTGGCCCCCTGCATCACAGAGCTGACCGATGCCGAAGGCCTGGATGGCCATAAACGCGCGGTAACCATTCGCCTTGCACAAAATAAGGCGCAAAATAGTGAACAAAACAAAGCACAAGGTGAAGGTCTATGA
- the hisG gene encoding ATP phosphoribosyltransferase, which translates to MTTETRLRIAMQKSGRLSDDTQSLLKRCGLKLNVSDRRLLAHVSNMPIDIMRVRSSDIPGLVMDGVCDLGIVGDNTLEEAALERQLMGSKSEYIKTSPLNFGGCRLSIAMPEEFNYQGVDSLNGLRFATTYPQLLKRFASQNGINVDFCMLNGSVEVAPRVGLADGICDLVSTGTTLEANGLKEVEIIFRSTASLIQTVEQLSPKKQSILNTILPRIQGVMKAKESKYIMLHAPKDRISEVSALMPGKETPTILPLAGRDDLVAVHVVATETIFWETMEALKSLGCNSILVMPIEKMMG; encoded by the coding sequence ATGACTACCGAAACACGTTTACGCATTGCAATGCAAAAATCCGGCAGATTAAGCGACGATACCCAAAGTTTACTCAAACGTTGTGGTTTAAAACTCAATGTTAGCGACCGCCGCCTGCTGGCCCATGTCTCCAATATGCCGATTGATATCATGCGGGTACGCAGCAGCGATATTCCCGGACTGGTAATGGACGGCGTCTGTGATTTAGGCATAGTCGGCGACAACACCCTGGAAGAAGCCGCCTTAGAACGCCAGCTGATGGGCAGTAAGTCAGAATATATCAAGACTTCTCCACTCAATTTCGGTGGCTGTCGCTTATCCATTGCCATGCCGGAAGAGTTCAACTACCAGGGCGTAGACAGCCTCAACGGTTTACGTTTTGCGACCACTTACCCGCAGCTGCTGAAACGTTTTGCCTCGCAAAACGGCATTAATGTCGATTTTTGTATGCTCAACGGCTCGGTGGAAGTCGCCCCCAGGGTTGGCCTGGCTGACGGCATTTGCGATCTGGTTTCAACCGGCACCACCTTGGAGGCCAACGGCTTAAAAGAGGTGGAGATCATTTTCCGCTCCACCGCCTCGCTTATTCAAACGGTTGAGCAACTTTCACCAAAAAAACAATCCATACTCAACACCATATTGCCGCGTATCCAGGGGGTGATGAAAGCCAAGGAAAGTAAATACATTATGTTGCACGCCCCGAAAGATCGTATTAGCGAGGTCAGCGCCCTGATGCCGGGTAAAGAAACCCCGACCATCCTGCCCCTTGCCGGCCGGGATGACCTGGTGGCGGTACATGTGGTAGCCACGGAAACCATTTTCTGGGAAACCATGGAAGCACTGAAATCACTCGGCTGTAATTCCATCCTGGTGATGCCGATTGAAAAAATGATGGGTTAA
- a CDS encoding ATP-dependent DNA helicase, whose amino-acid sequence MKSVERAFSDNGLLANAISGFSPRQAQIDMAMEVALAIENKTSLIVEAGTGTGKTFAYLIPALLANKEAAEQEQSSKKIIVSTGTKNLQEQLFHKDMPLIRKVLATNAQIALLKGRANYLCTYRLEQYQSGGGQLDAQMLTDLVKVKNWANTTLTGDIGELVNVQEGSAIFPYVTSTVDNCLARDCPHVKDCYLIKAREKAIDADLVVVNHHLFFADMALKDTGFGELIPKADVVIFDEAHQISDIASEYFGEAFSTRQLLDLCSDVLQVYRTSLTDVKQLGRAAEKLMKTTQEFRLLFPYDPERGNWREQHRQARIASAFAVIKTDLDFLYQVIKLCVSRNDAIDNCFERAVTLLSKYDIMANLEVSGMSFWYETTRRHVVLHQTPLSVADKFSAYIKASGAGWIFTSATLAVDGTFEHFAKPLGLDQASHLLLDSPFDYQRQSQLLVPRFLPEANHRNRASALAELAMPLIKASGGACFMLFTSYRVMNQVAELLEGRVDNPLLVQGQMAKQTLLSEFIDNDNAVLLATASFWEGVDVRGDKLTCVIIDKLPFASPDDPLLQARSEDVKRQGGDPFYHIQLPQAVIALKQGVGRLIRDVSDQGIMVICDDRLVNRPYGEVFLKSLPDMKRSRNLVQAAQFLQTITDNVGEKT is encoded by the coding sequence ATGAAATCCGTAGAACGTGCTTTTTCCGACAATGGCTTGCTGGCCAATGCCATCAGCGGTTTTTCTCCGCGCCAGGCGCAAATCGATATGGCGATGGAAGTGGCGCTGGCGATAGAAAACAAGACTTCTTTGATTGTTGAAGCAGGTACGGGAACCGGTAAAACCTTTGCTTATCTGATCCCGGCTTTGCTGGCCAATAAAGAGGCGGCGGAGCAGGAACAAAGCAGTAAAAAAATTATTGTTTCTACCGGAACCAAAAACCTGCAGGAGCAGCTGTTTCATAAAGACATGCCGCTCATTCGCAAGGTGCTGGCCACCAATGCCCAGATTGCTTTGTTAAAGGGACGGGCGAACTATTTATGTACTTACCGCCTGGAGCAGTACCAAAGCGGCGGCGGGCAGCTTGATGCCCAGATGTTAACGGATCTGGTGAAAGTGAAAAACTGGGCCAACACCACGCTGACCGGCGATATCGGCGAGCTGGTCAATGTCCAGGAAGGCTCGGCGATTTTCCCTTATGTCACCAGCACGGTAGATAACTGCCTGGCACGGGATTGCCCCCATGTTAAAGATTGTTACTTGATCAAGGCCAGGGAAAAAGCCATAGATGCCGACCTGGTGGTGGTGAACCATCACTTGTTTTTTGCCGATATGGCGTTAAAAGACACGGGATTTGGCGAATTGATCCCCAAGGCGGATGTGGTGATTTTTGATGAGGCTCACCAGATTTCCGATATTGCCAGTGAATATTTTGGCGAGGCATTTTCGACCCGTCAGTTACTGGATTTATGCTCGGATGTGCTTCAGGTATACCGTACCAGCCTCACCGATGTTAAACAGCTGGGCCGGGCGGCAGAAAAGTTGATGAAAACCACCCAGGAGTTCAGGCTGTTATTTCCTTATGATCCCGAGCGGGGCAACTGGCGTGAACAGCACCGGCAAGCAAGGATCGCATCGGCTTTTGCCGTGATTAAAACCGACCTCGACTTTCTCTACCAGGTGATCAAGTTATGTGTGTCCCGCAATGATGCCATAGATAATTGCTTTGAGCGGGCGGTAACTTTGCTGAGCAAATATGACATCATGGCCAATTTAGAGGTCAGCGGCATGAGTTTCTGGTATGAAACTACGCGCCGTCATGTGGTCTTGCATCAAACCCCCTTGTCTGTGGCGGATAAGTTCAGCGCTTATATCAAGGCATCTGGCGCCGGCTGGATCTTTACCTCGGCCACCTTGGCGGTGGACGGTACTTTTGAGCACTTTGCCAAACCTTTGGGATTAGATCAGGCCAGTCACCTATTGCTCGATAGCCCGTTTGATTATCAGAGGCAGTCCCAGTTGCTGGTGCCGCGCTTTTTGCCGGAAGCCAATCACAGAAACCGCGCCAGTGCCCTGGCGGAGTTAGCGATGCCGTTAATCAAAGCCAGCGGCGGCGCCTGTTTTATGTTGTTTACCAGCTACCGGGTGATGAACCAGGTGGCAGAGCTGCTTGAAGGCAGGGTGGATAATCCCTTGCTGGTGCAGGGGCAGATGGCGAAACAAACCCTGCTCAGCGAATTTATCGACAATGATAACGCCGTCTTGCTTGCTACCGCCAGTTTTTGGGAAGGGGTGGATGTTCGCGGTGACAAGCTCACCTGTGTTATTATCGACAAATTACCTTTTGCTTCGCCCGATGATCCCTTATTGCAGGCGCGCAGCGAAGACGTGAAACGCCAGGGGGGAGATCCCTTTTACCATATCCAGTTGCCACAGGCGGTGATCGCCCTTAAACAGGGGGTCGGGCGCTTGATCCGCGATGTCAGCGATCAGGGTATTATGGTGATCTGTGATGATCGCCTGGTGAACCGGCCATATGGTGAGGTATTTTTGAAAAGCCTGCCGGATATGAAACGCAGCCGTAACCTGGTTCAGGCGGCGCAATTTTTACAAACCATCACCGATAATGTCGGTGAAAAAACATAG
- the tsaB gene encoding tRNA (adenosine(37)-N6)-threonylcarbamoyltransferase complex dimerization subunit type 1 TsaB: MNFLAIDASTEACSVALQYNDKVVSRYQLCPQSHSLELLPMVDQVLSEAGCKLKDLDGLIFGQGPGSFTGVRIGIGVAQGLAYSANLPLVGVSTLQTMAQLAYTNHQQEQVIAAIDARMSEVYLGYYEAGSDGIMQAKLDDAVLPPEQVAGHLAGLTNGAYGVGTGWDAYEEKLADLKTNAGSPEVLFPAAEAMLAIGAAAFARGEQVSADQAQPVYVRDTVSWKKLPGKE; encoded by the coding sequence GTGAATTTTTTGGCAATTGATGCTTCCACCGAAGCCTGTTCGGTCGCACTGCAATACAACGACAAAGTCGTGAGCCGTTACCAGCTTTGTCCCCAGTCCCACAGTTTAGAGTTATTACCTATGGTGGATCAGGTGCTGAGCGAAGCCGGTTGTAAATTAAAAGATCTGGACGGCTTGATCTTTGGCCAGGGGCCGGGCAGTTTTACCGGGGTACGTATCGGCATCGGTGTTGCCCAGGGATTGGCTTATTCTGCCAATTTGCCTTTGGTTGGCGTGTCAACCTTGCAGACCATGGCGCAACTTGCCTACACCAACCACCAGCAAGAGCAGGTGATAGCCGCCATAGATGCGAGAATGTCTGAGGTTTACCTGGGGTATTATGAAGCCGGCAGTGACGGCATTATGCAGGCAAAACTTGATGATGCGGTTTTGCCGCCGGAGCAGGTTGCCGGGCATTTAGCCGGATTAACTAACGGTGCCTACGGTGTCGGTACCGGCTGGGATGCCTATGAGGAAAAATTAGCTGACTTAAAAACCAATGCCGGTTCGCCGGAGGTTTTGTTCCCGGCTGCCGAGGCTATGTTGGCGATTGGCGCTGCGGCGTTTGCCCGTGGTGAACAGGTCAGTGCCGATCAGGCACAGCCTGTTTATGTCAGGGATACGGTTTCCTGGAAAAAACTGCCGGGCAAGGAATAA
- a CDS encoding M50 family metallopeptidase translates to MFSSYSGLTCLPDFSSSASLAKKEVKSSFFRQYQFWLFLLAAALIRELPLVSIPFKWLETYFHEISHGIAALLSGGTIVQIELFPNGAGLCTTRGGSTLLISFFGYAGAILWGGLIYSLADKHQRIAQVFSGFLVLLLLGSMMFWVRDLLTFFILTVLLVLLVLTVKLPKLKYLQAIMKLIGAIVLLNSLFSPFYLVDGRNIGDGAALADLTLLPEILWVGIWSASAMGMALLLARKSK, encoded by the coding sequence ATGTTCAGCAGTTATTCGGGGTTGACTTGTTTGCCTGATTTCTCTTCTTCGGCCTCTTTAGCAAAAAAAGAAGTCAAATCCTCTTTCTTCCGGCAATATCAATTTTGGTTATTTTTATTGGCAGCCGCCCTTATCCGGGAGTTGCCGCTGGTCTCCATTCCTTTTAAGTGGCTGGAAACATACTTTCACGAAATCAGCCATGGTATCGCCGCACTCCTTTCCGGCGGGACGATAGTACAAATTGAGTTGTTTCCCAACGGCGCCGGTTTATGCACCACCCGGGGCGGCAGCACTTTGCTGATCAGCTTCTTCGGTTATGCCGGGGCCATCCTCTGGGGCGGTCTGATTTATTCCCTGGCAGATAAACATCAGCGCATTGCCCAGGTATTTTCTGGTTTTCTTGTGCTGTTGCTGCTCGGCTCTATGATGTTTTGGGTGCGGGATCTACTGACCTTTTTTATTTTAACCGTATTGCTGGTCCTGCTGGTGTTAACGGTTAAATTACCGAAATTAAAATATTTGCAGGCGATAATGAAGCTTATCGGTGCCATCGTCTTATTAAACAGTTTATTTAGCCCGTTTTATTTAGTCGACGGCCGCAATATCGGCGATGGTGCGGCGTTAGCTGATTTGACTTTGCTGCCGGAAATACTCTGGGTCGGCATATGGTCCGCCTCAGCGATGGGCATGGCGCTGCTGTTGGCAAGAAAGTCAAAATAA
- a CDS encoding Slp family lipoprotein, whose translation MKKLFVCFSALVLTACSAIPEKLQLAADTPLTNYQDALAVSYSDSVAQARWGGVIAKVDNLKDSTRIEVVHFELSPSTRPKQKDETLGRFRIYYPGLLDPMIYKKGKSITVVGNIAAPESGTIGEHPYQYPVVKADALHLWKDIQQADVMLVQNPFWHTPSYWHHYRPYGHNPVVIRRSSSNGKKSSSAGNKSQKKTR comes from the coding sequence ATGAAAAAATTATTTGTATGTTTTAGCGCGCTGGTACTGACGGCCTGCTCGGCAATTCCGGAAAAATTGCAATTGGCGGCCGATACGCCGCTGACCAATTACCAGGACGCACTGGCGGTAAGCTATAGCGATTCTGTTGCCCAGGCGCGCTGGGGCGGGGTGATTGCCAAGGTAGATAACCTTAAGGACAGTACCCGGATTGAAGTGGTGCATTTTGAACTGAGTCCCTCCACGCGGCCGAAACAAAAAGATGAAACCTTAGGCCGGTTTCGGATCTACTACCCGGGTCTGCTCGACCCCATGATTTATAAAAAAGGCAAAAGCATTACTGTGGTGGGTAATATTGCCGCGCCCGAGTCGGGCACTATCGGAGAACATCCTTATCAGTACCCTGTCGTTAAAGCCGACGCTCTGCATTTATGGAAAGATATTCAGCAGGCGGATGTGATGCTGGTGCAAAACCCGTTCTGGCATACGCCGTCATACTGGCATCATTACCGCCCTTACGGTCATAACCCCGTGGTGATCCGGCGGTCGTCTTCTAACGGAAAAAAATCCTCTTCTGCTGGTAATAAGTCACAAAAAAAGACAAGATAA
- a CDS encoding alpha/beta fold hydrolase: protein MAQDIKEQAKVCYDLGQLELHGLTCGEPREDIVLCLHGWLDNAASFLPLMPYLPGKRVIAIDWPGHGLSTHRSADAYYHFIDWVYDLLQLFEANGWGAVDIVAHSMGGMIASAFAATFPEKVKSLTLIDAIGFINANEEQTTKQLRQGMLSRLQGKKKQKSLHITEESAIQARVAVSDLRYQDAALIVKRGLKKTGDGYTWRADSRLRMISPYRLTLGQAEQLISDIEVPVQLIYGEQGMDFVASGLKHFGPMFKDFTSYALPGGHHVHMEQPQQTAEKILAFIQQR, encoded by the coding sequence ATGGCACAAGACATCAAAGAACAGGCTAAGGTCTGTTACGATCTCGGGCAGCTGGAATTGCATGGTCTGACCTGTGGTGAGCCCCGGGAGGATATCGTTTTATGCCTGCATGGCTGGCTCGATAATGCCGCCAGTTTCCTGCCGCTGATGCCTTATTTACCCGGCAAGCGGGTGATTGCCATCGACTGGCCGGGGCACGGTTTGTCCACGCACCGTAGCGCTGATGCCTATTACCATTTTATCGACTGGGTTTATGATCTGTTGCAGCTGTTTGAAGCCAATGGCTGGGGCGCTGTCGATATCGTCGCCCATTCTATGGGCGGCATGATAGCCTCTGCCTTTGCCGCGACCTTTCCGGAAAAAGTGAAATCCCTGACCTTGATTGATGCCATCGGTTTTATTAATGCCAATGAAGAACAAACCACCAAGCAACTGCGCCAGGGCATGCTCAGCCGCTTACAGGGCAAGAAAAAGCAGAAAAGCCTGCATATCACAGAGGAGTCTGCCATTCAGGCCCGGGTTGCGGTATCGGACTTGCGTTACCAGGATGCCGCGCTAATCGTAAAACGAGGACTGAAAAAAACCGGGGACGGCTATACCTGGCGCGCCGACAGCCGCTTGCGTATGATTTCTCCCTACCGGTTAACTTTGGGACAGGCGGAGCAGCTGATTTCGGATATCGAGGTGCCGGTGCAGCTTATTTACGGCGAGCAGGGCATGGACTTTGTGGCTTCGGGCCTCAAACATTTTGGCCCTATGTTTAAAGATTTTACTTCTTATGCACTGCCAGGCGGACATCACGTGCATATGGAGCAGCCGCAGCAAACGGCAGAAAAAATATTAGCTTTTATACAGCAAAGGTAA
- the fadD gene encoding long-chain-fatty-acid--CoA ligase FadD encodes MGKIWLEKSYPPGVPFEINPDKYASLVEMFNKYVKQYAQRTAFINMGAEITYSELDSQVKAFAAYLQQDLGLKKGDKFAIMVPNSLQYPIALFGALLAGLTVVNVNPLYTARELEHQLKDSGAKAMLIIENFAHTLEQVIDNTPVEHVILTALGDRLGKVKGGMVNFVVKYIKKMVPAFNLPNAHSFNKALVKGSTLTFSPVELSGEDLAFLQYTGGTTGVSKGAMLTHRNMVANLEQAKAALNPLLDEGQELIVTALPLYHIFALTANCLMFLTIGGTNLLITNPRDMPNFVKELAKYPFTALTGVNTLFNGLLNTPGFNNLDFSKLKLSLGGGMAVQRPVAERWQQVTKSRLLEGYGLTECAPMVSLSPYNQEAYDGTIGVPAASTDVKIMLEDGTEAAVGEAGEMWVKGPQVMKGYYNRPDASNEILKDGWLATGDVASMDETGHFTIVDRKKDMIIVSGFNVFPNEVEEVVMEHDGIVEAAAVGVPHEVNGEIVKIFVVRKNGALEEAEIISHCRERLTNYKVPKLVEFRDELPKTNVGKILRRELR; translated from the coding sequence ATGGGAAAAATATGGCTTGAGAAAAGTTATCCCCCAGGAGTTCCGTTTGAAATAAACCCGGACAAGTATGCATCACTTGTTGAGATGTTTAATAAATACGTCAAGCAATACGCACAGCGTACGGCGTTTATTAACATGGGTGCTGAAATCACGTACAGTGAATTAGACAGTCAGGTGAAAGCTTTTGCCGCATATCTGCAGCAAGATTTAGGCTTAAAGAAAGGCGATAAGTTCGCCATCATGGTGCCCAACAGTTTGCAATATCCGATTGCCTTGTTTGGTGCTTTGCTTGCCGGTTTAACCGTCGTTAACGTTAACCCGCTTTATACCGCACGTGAGCTGGAGCACCAGCTAAAAGACTCTGGCGCTAAAGCCATGTTGATCATCGAAAACTTTGCCCATACCCTGGAGCAGGTGATCGACAATACCCCGGTTGAACATGTCATTTTAACTGCGCTTGGCGATCGCCTGGGCAAAGTTAAAGGTGGTATGGTTAACTTTGTGGTCAAATACATCAAGAAAATGGTGCCGGCATTTAATTTGCCTAATGCCCATAGCTTCAATAAAGCCCTGGTAAAAGGTTCCACCTTGACTTTCAGTCCGGTTGAGCTGAGCGGTGAAGATCTGGCGTTTTTACAGTATACCGGCGGTACTACAGGTGTTTCCAAAGGCGCGATGTTAACCCATCGCAATATGGTTGCCAATCTGGAGCAGGCCAAAGCGGCATTAAATCCGTTGCTGGACGAGGGACAGGAGCTGATCGTTACTGCTTTACCCTTGTACCATATTTTCGCATTAACGGCGAACTGCCTGATGTTTTTAACCATAGGCGGTACTAACTTATTGATCACTAACCCCAGGGATATGCCTAACTTTGTCAAAGAGTTGGCAAAATATCCGTTTACCGCGCTGACCGGGGTAAACACCCTGTTTAACGGTTTACTCAATACTCCGGGTTTCAATAATCTTGATTTTAGTAAATTAAAACTGTCTTTAGGCGGCGGTATGGCGGTGCAAAGACCGGTGGCCGAACGTTGGCAGCAGGTAACCAAATCCCGTTTACTGGAAGGTTACGGCTTGACGGAATGTGCGCCTATGGTAAGCCTGAGCCCTTATAATCAAGAGGCTTATGACGGCACTATTGGCGTACCTGCGGCGTCTACCGATGTTAAAATCATGCTGGAAGACGGCACTGAAGCAGCTGTCGGTGAAGCCGGTGAGATGTGGGTGAAAGGTCCTCAGGTGATGAAAGGTTATTATAACCGCCCCGATGCCTCGAATGAGATTTTAAAAGACGGCTGGCTTGCCACCGGGGATGTTGCTTCTATGGATGAAACGGGTCATTTCACGATTGTTGACCGCAAAAAAGATATGATCATAGTATCTGGCTTCAATGTTTTCCCGAATGAAGTGGAAGAAGTGGTTATGGAGCATGACGGTATAGTGGAAGCGGCTGCCGTGGGCGTGCCGCATGAAGTTAACGGTGAAATTGTCAAGATTTTCGTGGTGCGTAAGAACGGCGCACTGGAAGAAGCGGAGATCATCAGCCATTGCCGTGAGCGCCTGACCAATTATAAGGTGCCTAAGCTGGTAGAGTTTCGGGATGAATTGCCGAAGACCAATGTCGGTAAGATCCTAAGAAGAGAATTGCGTTAA
- a CDS encoding YciK family oxidoreductase produces the protein MFDYQIKENSLTDKTILVTGAGDGIGRQAALTYAELGATVILLGKTVKKLEAVYDEIVALGYPEPAIIPLDMKGATRQNYIDMATTISQQFGKLDGALLNASMLGELTPFTQIHEQIWNDVMQVNATAQFLMSQALIAPMLLAPNASLVFTSSSVGSKGRAYWGPYSVSKFATEGLMEVISDEYENSSLRCNAINPGATRTNMRASAFPAEDKNQLRTAKEIMPLYVYLMSNDSKDITGQVLKAQ, from the coding sequence ATGTTCGATTATCAAATTAAAGAAAATAGCCTGACAGACAAAACCATACTGGTAACAGGTGCCGGCGACGGTATAGGGCGCCAGGCCGCCCTCACCTATGCCGAACTTGGCGCTACCGTGATTTTATTAGGCAAGACCGTCAAAAAGCTTGAGGCGGTATATGATGAAATCGTCGCACTTGGTTATCCCGAGCCGGCAATAATCCCGCTGGATATGAAAGGCGCTACCAGACAAAACTATATTGATATGGCCACCACCATTTCACAACAATTCGGCAAGCTTGACGGCGCCCTGCTCAATGCCTCTATGCTGGGAGAATTAACGCCGTTTACCCAGATCCACGAGCAAATCTGGAACGATGTTATGCAGGTCAATGCTACCGCACAGTTCCTGATGAGCCAGGCCCTGATAGCTCCTATGCTACTGGCACCAAACGCTTCCCTGGTCTTTACCAGCTCCAGTGTCGGCAGCAAAGGCCGCGCCTACTGGGGACCTTACAGTGTTTCTAAATTTGCCACCGAAGGTTTGATGGAAGTCATTAGCGATGAGTATGAAAATTCCAGCCTGCGCTGTAATGCCATCAACCCCGGGGCTACCCGTACCAACATGCGCGCCAGTGCTTTTCCTGCTGAAGATAAGAACCAACTGCGAACAGCCAAAGAGATCATGCCGCTTTATGTTTATTTGATGTCTAACGACAGTAAAGACATCACTGGCCAGGTATTAAAGGCTCAGTAA